The segment CAAAGTAAAGATTAGTGAGTTTGAAACTCTGACAGTAAAGGTAGGTAGCTATATCTCCATAAGGGTTTCGGATAACGGGGTAGGTATACCTAAAGAACATATCTATAATATTTTTGAACCTTTTTTCACAAATAATTCCAACAATCAAAAAGTTGGTTTGGGGCTTTCGGCTGCATACGGAATTGTCAAACAGCATAATGGATATATTTTTGTAGATTCCACTGAGGGGATTGGAACGAATGTTACCATTTTTCTCCCTGAATATAAGGAAATTATAAAAGATGATAAAGTGGAATTTAAAGAAGAGAATACCAAAATTTATAAGCTACCACCACTTACAGTAATGATAGTGGATGATGAACCTGAAATTTTAAATTACATAGAAAAGGTTGTTTCTGTTGCGGGTGGAAAGGTGAATAAATTTGATAATTATAAAAGTGCAGAGGAATTTTTAAGATCAGCTAATGAACTCGATTTCATTATCGTGGACTATATCTTAAAGGATGGCAACGGCCTTAGACTTTTTGAAAAAGCAAGAGATAAATTTTTGAAACTGAAAACGATAGTAATAAGTGGCCAGGCTGATAGTAATTTGAAGCAACACCCTGAATTTAATAAAGGATTTCTTTTTTTAAGAAAGCCATTTAAAGGATCCACTCTGATAAATTTGATGAAATTTTTTCTTGAGTCTTATAAGATATAGCTTTTTCATTTTCAGGTAAGAATTTATGCTAACAGTCCTTTAGTTTAGCAGAGCTTAAAGATGGCAAATTCGATACCCTGAATGTAAAGAAGTATATCTATGATAAAAAACATGATTTTAGGATTTTTACCCTTCATAATTAAAAAAAGATGGTTAAGTTAGTTCGATGAATGTTGCTAAATGTATTTTTTATGGTTATAATGTAAAATATTAAAAATGTTGATGTGGGTTCATCTATGGATAAACAGTTACTTAAAGAGTATCTTTTTTTGGCTATAGAATACACAAGCGATTGGGTTATCATTACTGATATCGATGGCGTCATTGTGTATGCAAACAATGCTGTAGAGGTGATAAGCGGTTATAAAAAAGAGGAGATACTGGGTCAAAAACCATCTATTTTCAAGTCAGGCCTCTATACACGTGAAGATTACGAAAAACTATGGAATACAATACTGAGTGGTCAGGTGTACAAAAAGGCTCTGATAAATAAGAAAAAAGATGGGACTTTTTTCCAGATTTTGCATACTATTTTGCCGATCAAACAGGATGGTAGGGTCGTAAAGTTTTTATCCATAGCAAAAGATATATCAAGAGAGATGGAGCTTTTGGATGAGATAAAAAAGTTTAAGTATCAGGACACTTCCACAGGATTGCTGAATAGGGCGGGCTTTATTTACGAAATTAACAGGAGTGCTAAAAACTATAAGAATATCGAAATTGGTATGGCAATAATAGTCATCGATATTGTGAATTTCTCACATTTTAATGAGGTATACGGCACCAGTGTTTGTAGTGATCTCCTGAAGCTCTTTGGCAAAAGATTAGCAGATAGATTTGGTGGAAATGCTATAGTGGCAAGAATAGGTGGGGATGTATTTGCTATTTTTAGTATTTTTTCTAATATCAATGAACTGATGAACATGATAAGTGAAATAATCTCCGTTTGTAAATCCCCTTTTAGTATAGAAAACATCAATGAAATTGTATTTGACATCAAGATTGGGGCAAGGGTTTTGCAGCAATCCGATATCTACATTGAAGATAGCCTACATAAAGCAGAGCTGGCACTTGATTTTGCTAAAAAGAATCCCAATTCTATTTTTAGATTTTATGACGATAATATCAACAAAGAGGTAACCGATTTTGTTGATACCTACCATCTGGTAAAAGAAGCTATAGAGAATAAGTGGATCGTTTTTTATTTTCAGCCAATTTATGATACAAATAGTTTAAAAATAGTTTCGTTGGAGGCTCTTGTAAGGATAAAACACCCAACAATGGGGCTAATATATCCCGATAAGTTTATCAATTTTTTAGAAAGAAGCAGCTTTTTAGCCGATTTTGAACGTATATTATTCGAAAAGGCTTTAAGCTATTTGAACCGTATTTCAGATGAAACTGGTGGCAATCTAAACATTTCTATCAACATAAGTGTAAACTCATTTAGAAATGGTAGTATAATTGACCTGTGTGAAAAGGTTTCTGAAGAGATGAGGAGATTTATAAGTATTGAGATAACAGAAAGAGTCTTCGCAGAAAAAGTTGATAAGATTATAGGTGTTCTAAATAAGTTAAATGAGATGGGGTTTGTTTTGGAAATAGATGATTTTGGTACCGGCTATTCTTCCCTTGGTTATATAGATAAGATGCCGGTGGATTTTTTGAAAATCGATATGTCTTTCGTGTCAAGAATGGCTGAGTGTAAAAAAACATATGCCATAGTTAAGTCGATCATAGAGCTTGCAAAGGGTGTCGGAATGAAGACGATTGCCGAAGGGGTGGAGACAAAAGAACAATACGATATGCTAAAATCTCTGGGAACCGATTTTGTTCAGGGGTATTATTTTAGCAAACCCTTACCTTTTGAGGATATACTTTTAAAATTAAAGTCTAAATAAATAAAACATTCTTTCAATGTAAGATGAATTAAAATTTCAGGGTGCTGTGTCTTAAATATTTTTCGACACAGCACCATTGTTGTTAGTTTAGATTAGTTTTCCTCTACAGAAAACTCCTGAGTGTCAAACCAGAAGCCATCTCTACTCATAAAATCTATTTCTGCTTTTATAATCTCGAAATGCTTTTTTTCAACATCTGCCAGTTTATTGAAGAAATCTTTTACCTTTGGATCTGTGGCTTTACTTGCCTCATTAATATAAAAGTTCATAGCTTTTTCTTCGTGGGTTAAGGCCACTTTCAATGCATCCTCATCCGCAAGCTCAGATTTTTCTGCAAGTTTCAGATCTTTTGTGGAAGGCATAAATTTAGAAAGTCTTCCTTTAGGGACGTTTACCTGCTCTATCGGCTGACCAGCCATAATTTTTTCGGTAAATTTTTCTATGAGTTCCATGTGATCAATTTCGTCCAGGGCAAGCTGAATAAACATATTTTTACCGGTACCAACCTTTGTTTGTTTTGCATACTTCAAATAAGCTCTTAACCCCTCTTTTTCAGCTTCATAAGCAGTTTTCAAAGCTTTCATCAGTTCTGTAGGCATCATGACCTCCTTATATTATTATAATTATGTTTTATGCTAATAATATTATAACAACAAAAATTCTTTTTTCAATAAAATATTGCATAATTGTGCAAAATATTTTAATATGATATAAAAATTTCCGGAGGTTTATGATGAACCCATTAGCCAAAGAATTAAATGATATTATAGCTTCAGAAAACCCTGTTGTTCTGGATATGCTTTCAGAACTTGGTAAAAATCTATATTTTCCAAAAGGGATTTTGACTCAGTCTGCGGAGGCAAAAGAAAAGGCTTATAAATACAATGCCACCATAGGTATAGCTACCGAAAAGGATGGGCCGATGTATCTTGACTGTATCTATGAGCCTCTCAAGACATTTAAGCCTGCAGACCTTTTCCCATATGCACCTGCTACAGGTAGAGCGGATCTCCGCAAAAAGTGGAGGGAAAAACAGATCGAAGAAAACCCTTCAATGAAAGGTAAATTTTTTGGTACACCTATCGTTACTAATGCTCTTACTCACGGCTTAAGTATAATTGCCGACATGTTTGTGGATAAAGGGGACTATGTATTGCTTCCTGATATGTTCTGGGGTAACTACAGATTGACCTTTAATACAAGATGTGGTGGAGAGGTGGTTACTTTTAATACCTTTACCCCTCAGGGTGGCTTTGATGTGGATGCAATGCTTGCCAAAGCTAAAGAGCTGGGTGAGAAAAAAGGTAAAGTGTTGTTGATATTAAACTTTCCAAACAACCCATCCGGATATATGCCTACGGTGGATGAAGGTCAAAAAATGGCTGAAGGACTTGTGGCTCTTGCTGAATCTGGGATAAAGTTGATTGTGGTGACAGATGATGCATACTTTGGGCTTTTCTTTGAAGATACGATGACCGAATCCCTTTTTGGAAAAGTTATTAATAGGTCTAAAAATCTTCTTGCCATCAAACTTGATGGTGCCA is part of the Calditerrivibrio nitroreducens DSM 19672 genome and harbors:
- a CDS encoding putative bifunctional diguanylate cyclase/phosphodiesterase, whose amino-acid sequence is MDKQLLKEYLFLAIEYTSDWVIITDIDGVIVYANNAVEVISGYKKEEILGQKPSIFKSGLYTREDYEKLWNTILSGQVYKKALINKKKDGTFFQILHTILPIKQDGRVVKFLSIAKDISREMELLDEIKKFKYQDTSTGLLNRAGFIYEINRSAKNYKNIEIGMAIIVIDIVNFSHFNEVYGTSVCSDLLKLFGKRLADRFGGNAIVARIGGDVFAIFSIFSNINELMNMISEIISVCKSPFSIENINEIVFDIKIGARVLQQSDIYIEDSLHKAELALDFAKKNPNSIFRFYDDNINKEVTDFVDTYHLVKEAIENKWIVFYFQPIYDTNSLKIVSLEALVRIKHPTMGLIYPDKFINFLERSSFLADFERILFEKALSYLNRISDETGGNLNISINISVNSFRNGSIIDLCEKVSEEMRRFISIEITERVFAEKVDKIIGVLNKLNEMGFVLEIDDFGTGYSSLGYIDKMPVDFLKIDMSFVSRMAECKKTYAIVKSIIELAKGVGMKTIAEGVETKEQYDMLKSLGTDFVQGYYFSKPLPFEDILLKLKSK
- a CDS encoding ferritin family protein, which translates into the protein MPTELMKALKTAYEAEKEGLRAYLKYAKQTKVGTGKNMFIQLALDEIDHMELIEKFTEKIMAGQPIEQVNVPKGRLSKFMPSTKDLKLAEKSELADEDALKVALTHEEKAMNFYINEASKATDPKVKDFFNKLADVEKKHFEIIKAEIDFMSRDGFWFDTQEFSVEEN
- a CDS encoding aminotransferase class I/II-fold pyridoxal phosphate-dependent enzyme yields the protein MNPLAKELNDIIASENPVVLDMLSELGKNLYFPKGILTQSAEAKEKAYKYNATIGIATEKDGPMYLDCIYEPLKTFKPADLFPYAPATGRADLRKKWREKQIEENPSMKGKFFGTPIVTNALTHGLSIIADMFVDKGDYVLLPDMFWGNYRLTFNTRCGGEVVTFNTFTPQGGFDVDAMLAKAKELGEKKGKVLLILNFPNNPSGYMPTVDEGQKMAEGLVALAESGIKLIVVTDDAYFGLFFEDTMTESLFGKVINRSKNLLAIKLDGATKEEYVWGFRVGFITFGGTDTKDQPGIFTALEKKVAGIIRGTISNCPHPSQTFVLYGLNHPDFKKQKEEKYQIMKQRANRVKDVLNSGKYDDEFVYYPFNSGYFMCLKLKNVDAEALRVHLLNNYGVGTISVNKTDLRIAFSCMEVEDIEDLFNIIYQGCKDLRK